A portion of the Rhodanobacter sp. AS-Z3 genome contains these proteins:
- a CDS encoding calcium-binding protein — MSALTWLEDFASEHGKGGIVSAIAGLTLDSVAMAGDIVSEKGPRQLWDDTYKVVRDASELINEVHGADSVFGKLFGRLLAFASIPGDVGDLVVKFHDAGSVDNLKPSDILGMLSDVLDMDGSLVAIAGVVDPPVEAVGLTIKAAAWAVGAWSVHLSAEEDSQEGQQNAASESQSNPQPVIITPTVSVDPGVTMGSGTVTQSDGSQATYQSGANGLVNSDSWTSANQTTETDTLNADGSITSKITYANGTSATVTDDGHGNVTTDYLTQNGIETRSTWVHSDGTSGSVTVYQDGLTKFPNSTAPYPIPLSASTVVQNPDGSYENVSSNSQDQTLATNYSAAGDQTAQSGVAATASNDLAIATTAMVTDGDSKTTNNYNAAGNWIGDTWVSTTDAGIYAAWANTNLTKGTIVLNASGVAITDDTAVDGSIWRATAEKNGSTTTHIDKQGTLLSDQWTDTDGASGSDTFDSDVSGSGTFSNADGSGGTVTLGAQGDITITNTNISGQKTSTDIWHKATGSYDITLFNSGGSKSSDYDYLSNGNVVATDYNSDGSVANQHTVAAGLVIDPDGSSFGDVVNADNTYTVYFENSSGDTTAWQFGGGGGLTGSYHTTSNDSPTSGWTGTFSDGETWTSGDNASTAHFTDSQGNAWTIYMNPLGQEAGGDYSNASTGSHGFVTRNADGSQEDINYASDGSSYTVYSDGNGNVSNEFFDASGNETSDVWTKADGGSGEDVYNADGSSKTYIKDAASNTSEFSYNSQGELTGVEWSSGNSDVTTTTGSNAEGDVVITTSNSYDGSSIIETMYTGGSQSVVCNDGLGDTGTFSTMVGGASGDSWENANGSSGTYATNAGGSSSSSFVTAFGSSDGKTTNADGSYSAFNADGLGNTSTANYNAQSVLTGIVWSSSNTDIENVTNATVTTSTNYYDNSSVVTTVNSDDSETISYSDGQGNSITDSYGASGVLTGDAWTQSDGTTGSDNYYGGLGVGGPFSSVINAGAGGTAAAPVVVIAGSGSATVYAGAGFDQIHGGSGSDTIEGGPGSAQILGGTGQQTYVYDLGNGSDTISENTTMAGADVLKFGTGISSSGLTYSYNSTTNALAVGFGALSGSTLTLAGFVTSQISQHQIATFSFADGTSLTQLQVLQKGVAINGTTGNDSLVGTAGTNYFDGDGGNDTAVGDGGNDTFVFNAGYGKLTINETYSSGQQPVLQLGAGITASALKVTIDGANLVLTDGVSGDQITLDGMASSSTDGVAVVQFADGTNLVAAQLLQSGTTGTTGSDTIYGTSGADLIDGKGGGDIEYGEGGNDTFVFESGYGQLEISDINTAGQSPVLQLGAGITASALKVMTDGINLVLTDGVSGDQITLDKMWSTSGAGVATLQLADGTSLTAAQLMQMEMTGTTGNDTLRGTSGADLIDGNGGKDLIVGNGGSDTFVFNSGYGNLEVNEQYSGTQAPILELGEGITVAALHVSSFQNALFLTDGVSGDQIKLDGMLSSSYGVSAVQLADGTTLTRAQLVQMGMTGTIGDDTLNGTSSADLLDGKGGNDSIDGNGGNDTFVFNAGYGDLEIYESYTSGQQPVLQLGVGITAAALHVISDGTNLLLTDGVSGDQVKLDNMWNSSSHGVGVVQLADGTTLTAAQLVQTEMTGTTADDTIYGTSGADLLDGKGGNDSVIGNGGNDTFVFNAGYGKLAINEVEAITGNSPNQAVLKLGPSITSAMLKVTANEFGDLILNDGTAGDQVSIQSPNQRGYPSSTAWGVSVQFADGSSLTHSELTQLASNLDGTPGSDYLVGTGNADTFDGKGGNDFVLGNGGADTFVFNQGYGALEVGTEYGYTLNLGSGITSSNLQAYISHSDNGSDLILTDGTPGDVIRLDHVYDNFGAGGVVHFSNGTTLPMSQLVSEVNGEYNNIYMGQEVYREGVGSSDQWISENNTTGFIQIFYEDGITSNDVAAEGRNGGGLILMNKSTGSQVYLDNYFNYQNITVNFSDGVTWSEPQIIQAMETGTTGNDTLSGTGAAERFDAKGGDDSIYGGGGNDTFVFNSGYGELEINEANTSGQQPVLQLGAGITASALRVTVAGVNLVLTDGVSGDQITLDNQNSSSTDGVALVQFADGTSVTAAQLIQISQEIAGTTGNDILTGTPGADWIDGKGGNDSVIGNGGSDTFVFNAGYGNLEINETYTSSQQPILRLGAGIAASTLEVTANGAHLVLTDGVSGDQVTLDNQNSSGSAGVTLVQFADGTSLTAAQLTQLSKEIRGTTGNDTLIGTSGADLIDGKGGNDSIMGNGGNDTFVFNSGYGDLEINEPYTSGQQPILQLGTGITASALQVTVSGANLVLTDGVSGDQMTLDNQVSSDSDGVALVQFADGSTLNTAQLIQIAHDFVGTAGNDVLTGNSDADLIDGSGGNDSVIGGGGSDTFVFNSGYGHLEINELFTSGQMPVLQLGAGITASALHVTESSNNLILVDSVSGDQITLDAMWSSATHGVATVTLADGTVFTRSQLIQMEMSGTVGSDTITGTSGANLIDGMGGNDSVVGGGGNDTFVFNSGYGHLEINESFTTGQTPVLQLGSGITASTLHVVKSGNNLLLTDGITGDQITLDTMSSSSTHGVATVHLADGTTLTRAQLILMELTGTTGNDTITGTSGADVIDGRGGNDSVVGGGGNDTFVFNSGYGQLVVNETFTSGQTPVLQLGAGITASTLKVKKSGNNLVLTDGVTGDQVTLITMSSSSTHGVATVHLADGTSLTRSQLIQKESASATKTSSVPLTSADSATAIQINPLIHAMASYTGTGKGGGGMTTTVIPQVASDVMLHAAA, encoded by the coding sequence ATGAGCGCTCTGACATGGTTGGAAGACTTTGCCTCCGAACATGGAAAGGGAGGAATTGTTTCAGCGATTGCCGGACTCACTTTGGACTCGGTGGCTATGGCCGGGGATATTGTAAGTGAAAAGGGGCCTAGGCAGTTATGGGATGATACCTATAAAGTCGTTCGCGATGCTTCTGAACTGATCAATGAAGTTCACGGGGCCGATAGTGTTTTCGGTAAACTCTTCGGTCGTCTCCTTGCATTTGCATCGATACCCGGCGATGTGGGCGATCTTGTGGTTAAATTCCACGACGCGGGTAGTGTGGATAACTTAAAACCGTCAGATATTCTTGGAATGTTAAGCGACGTGCTTGACATGGACGGAAGCCTGGTCGCAATTGCTGGGGTCGTTGACCCTCCTGTCGAGGCAGTTGGCCTTACTATCAAGGCGGCTGCATGGGCGGTGGGGGCATGGTCAGTTCATTTGTCAGCAGAAGAGGATTCGCAAGAGGGCCAGCAGAATGCTGCTTCCGAATCTCAGTCCAATCCGCAGCCTGTAATTATTACCCCAACCGTCAGCGTTGATCCTGGTGTCACCATGGGCTCGGGTACGGTGACTCAGTCCGATGGCTCTCAAGCCACGTACCAATCCGGCGCCAATGGTCTAGTCAATAGCGATTCGTGGACGTCTGCCAATCAGACGACCGAAACCGATACGCTGAATGCTGATGGCTCGATTACCAGCAAGATTACTTACGCCAACGGTACCTCTGCCACTGTCACTGACGATGGCCACGGAAATGTGACCACCGACTACCTCACCCAGAATGGCATCGAAACTCGTTCGACCTGGGTGCACTCCGATGGCACATCGGGCTCGGTAACGGTGTATCAGGATGGATTGACCAAGTTCCCGAATAGCACCGCCCCTTATCCGATCCCGTTATCAGCGTCGACAGTCGTCCAGAACCCTGATGGCAGTTACGAGAATGTCAGCTCAAATTCTCAAGATCAAACCCTGGCTACCAACTACAGCGCCGCCGGAGACCAGACTGCCCAAAGCGGCGTGGCTGCGACAGCATCCAACGATCTGGCCATAGCCACTACTGCCATGGTCACGGATGGAGACTCGAAGACCACCAACAACTACAACGCGGCGGGCAACTGGATCGGCGATACCTGGGTTAGTACTACAGATGCGGGCATCTATGCGGCATGGGCCAACACCAACCTTACGAAGGGGACGATCGTCCTAAACGCCAGCGGTGTGGCAATCACCGATGACACTGCGGTGGATGGCAGCATCTGGCGGGCCACGGCAGAAAAGAACGGAAGTACCACCACCCACATCGATAAGCAGGGAACGCTGCTTTCGGATCAGTGGACTGACACGGATGGGGCGAGTGGTTCGGATACCTTTGACTCCGACGTCTCGGGCTCTGGCACCTTCAGCAATGCGGACGGTAGTGGAGGCACCGTAACCCTCGGGGCGCAGGGTGACATCACCATCACCAATACGAACATAAGTGGACAGAAGACCAGCACGGATATCTGGCATAAAGCCACGGGCAGCTATGACATTACGCTTTTCAATTCCGGTGGAAGCAAGAGTTCGGACTACGATTACCTATCCAATGGCAATGTCGTCGCTACGGATTACAACAGCGACGGTAGTGTGGCTAATCAGCATACCGTTGCGGCGGGCCTGGTGATCGATCCCGATGGATCCAGTTTTGGCGACGTCGTCAACGCGGACAATACTTACACCGTCTATTTCGAAAACTCTTCAGGTGATACTACCGCTTGGCAGTTCGGTGGCGGTGGCGGGCTTACCGGCAGTTATCACACCACAAGCAATGACTCCCCTACTTCGGGGTGGACAGGCACGTTTTCGGATGGCGAGACATGGACTAGCGGCGATAATGCCTCAACGGCCCACTTTACTGATTCGCAAGGCAATGCCTGGACGATCTACATGAATCCGTTAGGGCAGGAAGCCGGCGGCGATTATAGTAACGCATCGACCGGGTCGCATGGTTTCGTCACGCGCAACGCGGATGGGTCCCAAGAGGATATCAATTACGCTTCCGATGGTAGTTCGTATACGGTCTATAGTGATGGAAATGGTAATGTCAGTAACGAATTCTTTGACGCCAGCGGCAACGAAACCAGCGATGTATGGACCAAGGCCGACGGCGGTAGCGGTGAAGACGTTTACAATGCCGATGGCAGCTCGAAAACTTACATCAAGGATGCAGCAAGCAATACCAGCGAATTCTCTTACAACTCTCAAGGCGAATTGACGGGTGTTGAATGGAGCAGTGGCAATAGTGACGTAACCACCACAACTGGTAGCAATGCCGAGGGTGATGTGGTCATTACTACTTCCAACAGTTATGACGGATCCAGCATCATCGAGACGATGTATACCGGCGGCAGCCAAAGCGTTGTGTGCAACGATGGACTAGGCGATACCGGCACGTTCAGCACCATGGTCGGCGGAGCCTCCGGCGACAGTTGGGAAAATGCCAATGGCAGCTCGGGCACGTACGCCACCAATGCTGGTGGCTCCAGTTCTAGCTCGTTCGTTACTGCCTTTGGTTCTAGCGACGGCAAAACGACCAACGCTGATGGCAGTTATAGTGCCTTTAACGCGGATGGACTGGGTAACACCAGTACCGCCAACTACAACGCCCAAAGCGTGCTAACCGGTATAGTCTGGAGCAGCAGCAACACCGACATAGAAAATGTGACCAATGCTACGGTCACCACCAGTACCAATTACTACGACAACTCCAGCGTTGTCACTACGGTCAACAGTGATGATAGCGAAACGATCTCCTACAGTGATGGGCAGGGCAATAGTATTACGGACAGTTACGGCGCCAGCGGAGTGCTCACGGGAGATGCGTGGACTCAGTCTGATGGGACCACGGGCAGCGACAACTATTATGGTGGCCTTGGCGTTGGTGGCCCCTTCTCGTCCGTAATCAATGCAGGTGCCGGTGGTACAGCAGCCGCACCCGTTGTCGTTATCGCGGGTAGTGGAAGTGCCACGGTCTACGCAGGCGCTGGGTTCGATCAAATCCACGGTGGCAGTGGTTCTGACACCATTGAAGGCGGTCCGGGCTCGGCGCAAATCCTGGGTGGCACCGGGCAACAAACCTATGTGTACGACTTGGGGAACGGGTCAGACACGATCAGCGAAAACACCACGATGGCAGGTGCTGATGTACTGAAGTTTGGTACGGGTATCAGCTCATCGGGTTTGACTTACAGCTACAACTCGACCACGAACGCTTTGGCAGTCGGCTTCGGGGCGTTGTCCGGTTCGACGTTGACCTTGGCTGGCTTCGTGACTTCGCAGATCAGTCAGCATCAGATCGCGACCTTCTCGTTCGCCGATGGTACGTCCCTGACTCAGTTGCAGGTTTTGCAGAAGGGCGTTGCCATCAACGGAACGACCGGAAACGACTCGCTGGTGGGTACCGCGGGTACGAACTATTTCGACGGTGACGGCGGAAACGATACGGCAGTGGGTGATGGCGGTAATGATACGTTCGTATTCAATGCCGGGTATGGGAAGCTCACAATCAACGAGACCTATTCCAGTGGTCAACAGCCCGTGTTGCAACTGGGGGCTGGGATCACCGCATCTGCACTGAAAGTAACAATCGATGGAGCCAATCTGGTGCTGACTGACGGCGTCAGCGGCGACCAGATCACCTTGGATGGCATGGCATCGTCTAGTACTGATGGCGTGGCCGTCGTCCAGTTCGCCGACGGTACCAACTTAGTCGCTGCACAGCTGTTGCAGAGTGGGACGACCGGTACGACTGGTAGCGACACAATCTACGGTACATCGGGTGCGGATCTGATCGATGGCAAAGGTGGCGGCGATATCGAATATGGTGAGGGTGGCAATGACACCTTTGTGTTCGAGTCGGGTTACGGTCAACTAGAAATCAGCGATATCAATACGGCCGGGCAGTCACCCGTGTTGCAGTTGGGAGCAGGTATCACCGCGTCGGCGTTGAAGGTGATGACCGATGGAATCAATCTGGTGCTGACCGACGGCGTTAGCGGCGACCAGATCACCCTCGATAAGATGTGGTCGACCAGTGGTGCTGGTGTTGCGACACTGCAATTGGCGGATGGCACCAGCCTGACGGCGGCGCAGCTGATGCAGATGGAGATGACCGGAACAACAGGTAACGATACTCTGCGTGGCACTTCAGGCGCTGACTTGATTGACGGCAATGGCGGCAAGGATCTGATCGTCGGCAATGGTGGGAGCGACACCTTTGTCTTCAATAGTGGTTACGGCAATCTGGAGGTCAATGAGCAGTACTCAGGAACCCAGGCGCCGATCTTGGAGCTGGGTGAAGGGATCACTGTTGCGGCACTGCATGTTTCATCGTTCCAGAACGCCTTGTTTCTGACCGATGGCGTCAGTGGAGATCAGATCAAGTTGGATGGGATGTTGAGCAGCAGCTATGGCGTGTCGGCCGTGCAGCTGGCTGACGGAACGACGCTAACGCGCGCGCAACTCGTCCAGATGGGAATGACGGGGACGATCGGCGACGATACGCTGAACGGCACTTCCAGTGCCGACTTGCTTGACGGCAAGGGAGGCAACGACTCGATTGACGGAAACGGTGGCAACGACACGTTCGTGTTCAATGCCGGTTATGGTGATCTGGAGATTTACGAGAGTTACACCAGCGGCCAACAGCCCGTGCTGCAATTGGGTGTGGGGATCACGGCGGCCGCATTGCACGTGATTTCGGATGGCACCAACCTCTTGCTAACCGATGGAGTAAGTGGCGATCAAGTTAAGTTGGACAATATGTGGAACAGCAGCAGCCATGGCGTTGGGGTGGTACAGCTGGCTGACGGGACGACATTGACGGCCGCGCAACTAGTGCAGACGGAGATGACCGGGACGACGGCTGACGATACGATCTACGGCACATCGGGTGCTGATCTTCTCGACGGAAAGGGTGGTAACGATTCCGTGATTGGCAACGGTGGCAATGACACTTTCGTGTTCAATGCGGGATATGGAAAGCTCGCGATTAATGAAGTTGAAGCCATCACCGGAAACAGTCCAAATCAAGCTGTATTGAAATTGGGGCCTAGCATAACCTCTGCGATGCTGAAGGTGACCGCAAACGAGTTTGGGGATCTCATCCTGAACGATGGAACGGCAGGTGATCAAGTCAGTATCCAATCACCTAATCAAAGGGGCTACCCCAGTTCTACGGCGTGGGGCGTGAGCGTCCAATTTGCTGACGGCTCCTCCTTGACGCACAGCGAACTCACGCAATTGGCAAGCAACTTGGATGGTACGCCTGGTAGTGACTACCTCGTGGGAACAGGGAACGCCGACACGTTCGACGGCAAAGGTGGTAACGACTTTGTGCTTGGAAATGGAGGTGCTGATACCTTCGTTTTTAATCAGGGATACGGTGCGTTGGAAGTGGGGACGGAGTATGGATACACACTGAACCTTGGTTCCGGAATTACGTCATCGAACCTGCAGGCATACATCAGCCATAGTGACAATGGCTCCGACTTGATTCTGACGGACGGTACGCCCGGTGATGTCATTCGTTTGGATCATGTCTATGATAACTTCGGCGCTGGCGGTGTCGTGCATTTTTCGAATGGAACGACGCTTCCGATGTCTCAGCTGGTTAGTGAAGTTAACGGCGAATATAATAATATTTATATGGGTCAAGAGGTTTATCGGGAGGGGGTCGGTTCATCTGATCAATGGATTAGTGAGAATAATACAACTGGCTTCATTCAGATTTTTTATGAAGACGGCATCACCAGCAATGACGTTGCGGCGGAGGGCCGTAACGGTGGTGGTCTGATTCTGATGAATAAGTCAACCGGTAGTCAGGTTTACCTTGATAACTATTTCAACTACCAAAATATTACAGTGAATTTCTCCGATGGAGTGACTTGGAGTGAGCCTCAGATAATCCAGGCGATGGAAACCGGAACGACGGGGAACGATACGCTCTCAGGTACTGGCGCTGCTGAACGTTTTGACGCTAAGGGTGGCGACGATTCCATTTATGGTGGTGGTGGTAATGACACGTTCGTCTTCAACTCGGGCTACGGTGAGTTGGAGATCAACGAGGCAAATACCAGTGGTCAGCAACCGGTCCTGCAGCTTGGCGCAGGGATCACTGCGTCTGCGTTGCGTGTGACTGTGGCGGGCGTAAATCTGGTGCTGACCGATGGTGTCAGCGGTGATCAGATCACGCTGGACAACCAGAACTCCTCCAGCACCGATGGTGTTGCACTGGTGCAGTTTGCCGACGGGACAAGCGTGACAGCGGCGCAATTGATCCAGATCTCGCAAGAAATCGCAGGGACAACGGGCAACGACATACTGACGGGCACCCCTGGGGCCGACTGGATTGACGGTAAGGGCGGCAACGATTCCGTCATCGGCAATGGCGGCAGCGATACGTTCGTCTTCAACGCAGGCTATGGTAACCTGGAGATCAACGAGACGTATACCAGTAGTCAGCAGCCCATCCTGCGGCTCGGTGCGGGGATTGCGGCGTCAACGTTGGAAGTGACAGCGAACGGCGCCCATCTGGTGCTGACCGATGGCGTCAGCGGTGATCAGGTCACATTGGATAACCAGAACTCTTCTGGCAGTGCTGGCGTTACATTGGTGCAATTTGCCGATGGGACGAGCTTGACGGCGGCGCAATTGACCCAGCTCTCGAAAGAAATTCGTGGAACGACGGGCAACGACACGTTGATCGGCACCTCTGGAGCCGATTTGATTGACGGCAAGGGTGGCAACGACTCCATTATGGGCAATGGCGGCAACGACACGTTCGTCTTCAACTCGGGCTACGGTGATCTAGAGATAAACGAGCCGTATACCAGTGGTCAGCAACCGATCTTGCAGCTCGGCACAGGGATTACGGCGTCGGCATTACAGGTGACAGTGTCCGGTGCCAATCTGGTGCTGACAGATGGTGTCAGTGGTGATCAGATGACCTTGGACAACCAAGTCTCATCCGATAGTGACGGCGTTGCATTGGTGCAGTTTGCCGATGGGTCGACCTTGAACACGGCACAATTGATTCAGATCGCGCATGATTTTGTCGGAACCGCAGGCAACGATGTGCTGACGGGTAATTCGGACGCCGATCTGATCGACGGCAGCGGGGGCAATGATTCGGTGATCGGTGGCGGCGGCAGCGATACCTTTGTCTTCAATTCTGGTTACGGCCATTTGGAGATCAACGAGCTCTTTACCAGTGGTCAAATGCCGGTGTTACAACTGGGTGCCGGCATCACGGCATCAGCGTTGCACGTCACGGAAAGTAGCAATAATTTGATATTGGTGGACAGTGTCAGTGGTGATCAGATCACCCTGGATGCGATGTGGTCGAGCGCTACCCATGGGGTCGCGACGGTGACGTTGGCCGATGGCACGGTATTCACGCGCAGCCAGTTGATCCAGATGGAAATGAGCGGGACAGTCGGCAGTGATACGATCACTGGCACCTCGGGTGCAAATCTGATCGACGGGATGGGCGGCAATGATTCGGTGGTCGGCGGGGGTGGCAACGACACGTTCGTCTTCAATTCCGGCTACGGCCATCTGGAAATCAATGAGAGCTTTACCACCGGTCAAACGCCTGTACTGCAATTGGGTTCCGGAATCACCGCGTCGACACTGCATGTTGTAAAGAGTGGAAACAATCTGCTGCTGACCGATGGCATTACCGGTGATCAGATCACGCTGGACACGATGTCATCGTCCAGCACACATGGCGTCGCCACGGTGCACTTGGCCGATGGCACAACACTGACGCGTGCCCAGCTGATCCTGATGGAATTGACCGGGACGACAGGCAACGACACGATTACTGGCACCTCGGGTGCCGATGTGATCGACGGCAGAGGTGGCAATGATTCGGTGGTCGGCGGGGGCGGCAACGACACGTTCGTCTTCAATTCCGGCTACGGACAATTGGTGGTCAATGAGACCTTCACCAGCGGTCAGACGCCGGTCTTGCAACTGGGTGCCGGGATTACGGCATCGACACTCAAGGTCAAGAAAAGTGGGAACAATCTCGTACTCACTGATGGCGTGACGGGGGACCAAGTTACCTTGATCACTATGTCGTCGTCGAGCACCCATGGTGTCGCGACGGTGCACTTGGCCGATGGCACGTCATTGACGCGCAGCCAGTTGATCCAGAAGGAAAGTGCGTCAGCCACGAAAACTTCATCGGTCCCGCTGACTTCCGCGGATAGCGCGACTGCTATCCAGATCAATCCCTTGATCCATGCGATGGCAAGCTATACGGGTACTGGTAAGGGAGGTGGCGGCATGACCACGACGGTGATTCCGCAGGTCGCCTCGGACGTGATGCTTCACGCGGCCGCTTAA
- a CDS encoding glycosyltransferase, with amino-acid sequence MPQRVIFIHQNMPGQFRHLMAYCAESSEFEVVVVGEKQRVLANFPRAMHGVTFHVYDLTDIPREQVPSELWTTTNAMRRGRAVALCLQNIRDTGFRPDVIYGHPGWGDMLHVRDVFPAARIVNYGEFYFNRDGQDLNFDPEFQPQAMDVYRVRTDNMTQLVSLVDSDACISPTQWQRSRYPELLRKHITVIHDGIDVDVVKPDPTVRLTLPQSGLVLDRNVPVITYVSRNLEPYRGFHVFMRALPGILSALPDAQVLIVGGDEVSYSSKLPGSRTYREMMLAELGARLDLSRVHFLGRVPYEQYLRILQVSRVHVYLTYPFVLSWSMLEAMAVGAVVVGSSTPPVQEVIVDGVNGFLVDFFSPQELGEAVCRACRDFDELGSIRQAAMETVTQRFDLRNDCLRRQLALLFPESDANATVRANA; translated from the coding sequence ATGCCGCAGAGAGTGATCTTCATTCATCAAAATATGCCCGGACAGTTCAGGCACCTGATGGCGTATTGCGCTGAAAGTTCGGAGTTTGAAGTCGTCGTCGTCGGTGAGAAGCAGCGTGTTCTGGCCAACTTCCCTCGCGCCATGCACGGGGTGACCTTTCACGTCTACGACTTGACCGACATCCCACGCGAGCAAGTTCCGTCGGAGTTGTGGACGACCACGAACGCCATGCGTCGTGGGCGTGCCGTGGCCCTGTGTCTTCAGAACATACGTGACACTGGCTTTCGGCCGGACGTGATCTACGGTCATCCGGGGTGGGGTGACATGCTGCATGTCCGGGATGTGTTCCCCGCGGCGCGGATCGTCAATTACGGTGAGTTTTACTTCAATCGCGATGGGCAGGACCTGAATTTCGACCCGGAATTCCAGCCGCAAGCGATGGACGTCTATCGGGTTCGGACCGACAACATGACGCAACTGGTCAGTCTGGTGGATTCCGATGCCTGCATCAGTCCCACTCAGTGGCAGCGATCGCGCTACCCTGAGCTGCTGAGAAAGCACATCACAGTCATTCACGACGGTATCGACGTTGATGTCGTTAAGCCCGATCCAACGGTACGACTGACGCTGCCTCAGTCGGGGCTAGTCTTGGACCGAAATGTGCCGGTCATCACTTATGTCAGTCGCAACCTGGAACCCTATCGGGGTTTCCACGTGTTCATGCGAGCGTTGCCGGGAATTCTCTCCGCACTACCGGATGCGCAAGTACTGATCGTTGGCGGAGACGAGGTCTCCTACAGCAGCAAGCTTCCGGGGAGCCGTACGTATCGGGAAATGATGCTCGCCGAACTGGGCGCAAGGCTTGATCTCTCGCGAGTGCATTTCCTCGGTCGTGTGCCCTACGAACAATATTTGCGAATACTTCAGGTATCGCGCGTGCACGTCTACCTGACCTACCCCTTTGTGCTGTCGTGGTCGATGCTGGAGGCGATGGCGGTTGGTGCTGTGGTCGTGGGATCGAGTACGCCTCCTGTACAAGAGGTCATCGTTGACGGGGTCAATGGCTTCTTGGTGGACTTCTTCTCACCCCAAGAGTTGGGGGAAGCCGTGTGTCGCGCGTGCCGTGACTTCGACGAGTTGGGGTCGATTCGCCAAGCCGCCATGGAAACGGTCACCCAACGTTTTGATCTTCGCAACGACTGCTTGAGGCGGCAGTTGGCCTTGTTGTTTCCGGAATCGGATGCCAACGCTACTGTTCGCGCCAACGCTTGA